GACTTGCGGCATGGCGGTACGGCGATTCCGATAACTCATTTTCGTCAGCGGTATCAAGGAACGCTAATTACCAATGGCGGCTATGACCAAACTACAGGAAATGCAGTTTTAGCGGCTGGCAATGCAGACTTAGTTTCCTTTGGTCAACTGTTTCTCGCCAATCCAGATTTACCTAGGCGATTCCAGTTGAATGCACGTTTGAATCAGCCCGATCGCACGACCTTCTATGACGGCGGGGAGAAGGGATATACCGACTATCCATTTCTGGAGCCGCAATTTGTCCAAACCTGAATTTGTAACGATTGCAAGAATAGTCTCCTAAAATCATCCCAGAGTAATGAAAATTACGCTCTACATCTTAGTCGGTTTTCTGAATTTGACAGTTCAATCTGCTTTGGAGTCGGCTAGCGCACTCATTCCAATTTCCGTTCAGAACGCCATTCAGGCAACTGCTACAACGGTTGGAGCTTTAGAGGAAAATCCACAAGCGCAAACGACTCAAAGCGGTCGAAGTATTGCTCAAGTCATGCCAGTCTCACAACTTTCAGACGTGCAACCGCAGGATTGGGCATTTCAAGCACTCCAATCCTTAGTTGAACGCTATGGAGTCATTGCTGGCTATTCAGATTCGACGTTTCGTGGGAGACAAACCCTGACTCGCTATGAGTTTGCGGCTGGATTAAATGCAGTGCTTGAACGAATCAGCGAACTGATAGCAACTGGAGCGTCAGAGTCAATCTCTTCAAAAGATTTGGAAATTCTACAGCGACTTCAACAAGAGTTTGCTGTAGAATTAACTACTTTGCAGAGTCGAGTGGATAGTCTAGAAGCTCGTACCGCTGGGGTAGAAGCAAACCAGTTTTCGACAACTACTCGCTTATCTGGGCAAGTAATTTTTGCGCTAAATGGAGGTGGCTTTGAGGGCAATCGCATCATTGCCCCCAGAGGTGCTTTGATTGCTCAAGATGACCCCAATCCAACTTTTCTCTACCGAACAACATTCAATCTCAACACTAGCTTTCAGGGTGATGATTTGCTGCAAGTTCGGATTGTTACTGGGAGCGATCGCACCGAAGATAACGTAACAGGTGTACTTGAACCGAGTTTAGGTAGCGTCTTAGATTTCACGCAGCAAGGTGTAGATGACACCTTCAGCGTCTCTCGCGCGTACTATAGATTCAGTCCTACTCCAGATTTAGAAGTCACGATTGGTTCAAGGTTTTCTGCGTTCGATATCATTGACAAGAACTCTTTTGCTAACAATAGTTCGCTAGATTTTTCGACTCAAATGTTTATCAACAACTTTTTTTTAGTTCCTCGTCCTTTAGGGGCAGGGGCAGGAGTTGTTTGGAACCCAAGTCAAGGAGCATTGACGCTAAGAGCTGTATATGTCGCGACGAGCGCCGAAGAGAATTTTCCTGAGAACAATCGCTTATTTGGCGGTGGCAGACCTGAAGACGTGCGGCTGTTTCCAACCGGCGGTGGCGGTTCTAGAGGCAGTTTATTTGGCGATCCTCGCCAAGGCATTGTCGAACTAGAGTATGCTCCTAGTAAAGCGTTTGCCATGCGTTTGCAATATGGCGGCGGTGAAGTGTTTGGTAGCAACTTTGATGTGCTTGCAGCGAATTTTAAT
The DNA window shown above is from Chroococcidiopsis sp. SAG 2025 and carries:
- a CDS encoding iron uptake porin gives rise to the protein MKITLYILVGFLNLTVQSALESASALIPISVQNAIQATATTVGALEENPQAQTTQSGRSIAQVMPVSQLSDVQPQDWAFQALQSLVERYGVIAGYSDSTFRGRQTLTRYEFAAGLNAVLERISELIATGASESISSKDLEILQRLQQEFAVELTTLQSRVDSLEARTAGVEANQFSTTTRLSGQVIFALNGGGFEGNRIIAPRGALIAQDDPNPTFLYRTTFNLNTSFQGDDLLQVRIVTGSDRTEDNVTGVLEPSLGSVLDFTQQGVDDTFSVSRAYYRFSPTPDLEVTIGSRFSAFDIIDKNSFANNSSLDFSTQMFINNFFLVPRPLGAGAGVVWNPSQGALTLRAVYVATSAEENFPENNRLFGGGRPEDVRLFPTGGGGSRGSLFGDPRQGIVELEYAPSKAFAMRLQYGGGEVFGSNFDVLAANFNLALSDQFGIFGRYGYGSYPDTTLGDIHPNYWMAGISLQDLFVPGALTGIAVGQPFIDNAVGNATQTNIELFYNLPINHNIRVTPLLQIVIDPGNQDSNGTIVTGTLRTVFNF